One Pyrus communis chromosome 4, drPyrComm1.1, whole genome shotgun sequence genomic region harbors:
- the LOC137730995 gene encoding glycosyltransferase BC10-like — protein sequence MKTNQWRPGMGDMQILPGPRHRPPLKRPVWIIVLVSLVSIFVICAFLYPPQSSAACYIFSSRGCKAISDWLPPAPARDFTDDEITSRVVIREILSQPPIQSKNPKIAFMFLTPSALPFEKLWDKFLHGHEGRFSVYVHASKEKAIHLSRYFSNREIRSDPVIWGKISMVDAERRLLANALQDPDNQHFVLLSESCVPLYTFDYIYDYLMNTNISYVDCFEDPGPHGNGRYSEHMLPEIEKKDFRKGAQWFSMKRQHAVIVMADSLYYSKFRDYCKPGFDGRNCIADEHYMPTFFNIIDPGGIANWSVTHVDWSERKWHPKLYKSQDITYELLKNITSVDVSVHVTSDAKKVVQRWPCLWNGIQRPCYLFARKFHPETLNDLLHLFANYTTI from the exons ATGAAGACGAATCAGTGGCGTCCAGGCATGGGTGACATGCAGATCTTGCCCGGGCCTCGCCATCGCCCGCCCTTGAAGAGGCCGGTGTGGATTATTGTCTTGGTTTCTTTGGTTAGCATCTTTGTGATTTGTGCTTTCCTCTATCCGCCTCAAAGCAGCGCTGCTTGTTACATATTTTCTTCTAGAGGTTGTAAGGCTATTTCGGACTGGCTTCCACCTGCTCCTGCAAGGGATTTTACCGACGATGAGATCACATCCCGTGTTGTAATTAGAGAGATTTTAAGCCAACCTCCTATTCAATCCAAGAATCCAAAAATTGCATTCATGTTCCTTACTCCAAGTGCATTGCCTTTTGAGAAGCTCTGGGATAAGTTTCTCCAT GGTCATGAAGGAAGGTTCTCTGTGTATGTCCATGCTTCTAAAGAAAAGGCAATTCATTTGAGCCGTTACTTTTCTAATCGAGAGATTCGCAGTGACCCG GTGATATGGGGAAAAATTTCAATGGTAGATGCCGAGAGAAGATTATTGGCAAATGCTCTTCAAGATCCTGATAACCAGCATTTTGTCTTACTTTCAGAAAG TTGTGTACCATTGTACACGTTTGACTATATCTATGACTATCTGATGAATACAAATATAAGCTATGTTGACTG CTTTGAGGATCCTGGTCCACATGGAAACGGGAGGTATTCTGAACACATGTTACCTGAAATTGAGAAGAAAGACTTTAGAAAGGGAGCACAG TGGTTCTCTATGAAGCGTCAGCATGCTGTGATAGTAATGGCTGATAGTCTCTACTACTCGAAATTCCGGGACTACTGTAAG CCAGGTTTTGACGGGCGCAATTGCATTGCTGATGAACATTACATGCCAACCTTTTTCAAT ATAATTGATCCTGGTGGCATTGCAAACTGGTCTGTAACACATGTTGATTGGTCTGAAAGAAAGTGGCATCCAAAGTTATACAAATCTCAGGATATTACATATGAGCTTCTGAAGAATATTACG TCAGTTGATGTGAGCGTGCATGTAACCAGTGATGCGAAG AAAGTAGTACAGAGATGGCCTTGCTTATGGAATGGTATACAACGACCGTGTTACTTATTTGCAAGGAAGTTCCATCCAGAGACTCTCAATGACTTGTTGCACCTTTTTGCCAATTATACAACAATTTGA